A window of Brachybacterium fresconis contains these coding sequences:
- a CDS encoding NAD(P)-dependent oxidoreductase, whose protein sequence is MIDPAHGGPPAPHRVTVVGIGAIGLPMALRLAGSGAEVTGVDPVEASRHAAEAQGLLTEASAGSAAAADVVICMVATPEQLREAALGEGGLLATMGRGATLVVMSTVGVAPVEELLAAADGTGVGVLDVPVTGGVAGAQAGTLTLFASGDPARLVELRPLLETMGTLRDCGPVAGRGQAMKAVNQLLASVHLVAAAEALAFAESLGLDPAEAFEAVSGGAGGSWMLSDRGPRMLEGIDARVTSTIGIFVKDSGLVCDMAEDLGFEAPLVAAARDRFRAAVEQDLLRRDDSQVIRTYLGG, encoded by the coding sequence ATGATCGATCCCGCCCACGGGGGACCCCCCGCGCCCCACCGGGTGACCGTCGTCGGCATCGGGGCCATCGGGCTGCCCATGGCGCTGCGCCTGGCCGGGTCCGGCGCCGAGGTGACCGGGGTGGACCCTGTCGAGGCATCCCGCCATGCCGCGGAGGCGCAGGGTCTGCTCACGGAGGCGTCGGCCGGCTCCGCGGCTGCGGCGGACGTGGTGATCTGCATGGTCGCCACCCCGGAGCAGCTGCGGGAGGCGGCGCTCGGCGAGGGAGGCCTGCTGGCCACGATGGGGCGTGGTGCGACCCTCGTGGTCATGAGCACCGTCGGAGTCGCTCCGGTCGAGGAGCTCCTCGCCGCGGCGGACGGGACCGGGGTCGGCGTCCTGGATGTCCCGGTGACCGGCGGCGTCGCCGGAGCGCAAGCGGGCACGCTCACCCTGTTCGCCTCCGGCGACCCGGCACGCCTCGTGGAGCTGCGCCCCCTGCTGGAGACGATGGGGACCCTGCGGGACTGCGGCCCCGTGGCGGGGCGCGGCCAGGCGATGAAAGCCGTCAACCAGCTCCTCGCCTCCGTGCACCTCGTCGCCGCGGCGGAGGCCCTCGCCTTCGCCGAGTCGCTGGGGCTGGATCCTGCGGAGGCCTTCGAGGCGGTCTCCGGCGGCGCGGGAGGCTCCTGGATGCTCTCGGACCGGGGTCCGCGCATGCTCGAAGGCATCGATGCCCGGGTCACGAGCACGATCGGGATCTTCGTGAAGGACTCAGGACTGGTCTGCGACATGGCCGAGGATCTCGGGTTCGAGGCACCGCTGGTCGCCGCCGCCCGAGATCG